The Papio anubis isolate 15944 chromosome 2, Panubis1.0, whole genome shotgun sequence region GCTAGTCATGCTTAGTCAGCTTGGTGCTGTGGTATTAAGGGTGTATTTGACTGTGGTTTTTATATCAGATACATGGAAGATAGTCTGATAAAGTGCGCCTAGTCACGTAACAGGTGAAATTTGTCAGTAGTTTACAGGATTGTGCAGAGCCTGTCAGCTGCatgggctctgcctcctgggatagATAACTTCTGCACAGGTGCCTCGTGGAGGCAGGAGAGTAGTGGTAGTGGACAGCTGGGTTCAAGGGAAGGCATcaatataaaatgttgttttgttaggctagagcagtggtccccgacctttttggcaccagggactggtttcatggaagaaaaGTTTTACACAGAGGTTgaaggggttggggttgggggaatggtttcaggatgaaaccacctcagatcatcaggcattagattctcataagtagctcacaacctagatccctcacatgcacagttcacaatagggtttgcgctcctataagaatctaatgcagCCACtggtctgacaggaggcagagctcaggcagcaatgcttgctcaccctccactcacctcctgctgtgtggcctggtttcTCACAAGCCACAGGTGGGTACTGGTCTGCGGCTCAGAGATTGGGACCCCTGGGCTAGAGAACACCTGAATGTGGGAGGGCCAGTCCCTTGCCTCTGTTATTCCTGTAAATTCAGTAACTGAAAGGATTAGAAAATGCTCCCttaacttgcagtgagccgagatcgtgccactgcactccagcctgggcgacagagcgagactccgtctcaaaagaaaaaaaaaaaagaaaaatgctcccTTGAGGAATCTACTGTCAGCAAGTCAGCTGAACAAAGGCTGATCACGTAAATAAAGTAAACCAGATGGTAGAAGTCAgggatttgtttgtttctgccttcCCAGGGTCTATCTCAATGAGGTGACAAGGAAATTGAGGGCTGTGCTCTGAGCAATAGGACCTAGTGGGGGCGAGGCCATACCTGGCTGACAGTGTACACAGGGGGTACCAAAGTGTCCTGCCCCAAGCCTGGGCGGCTCCAGGCAGCACTGAAGGTGGCATGCATTCTTGAGGAGAAGTGAAGAATCAGCTGCTGGGCCTGGGTATCCATGCTCACATTCCAGGATGTGAGAGACCCTGtttggggcagggtgggggtgttGATAGGAGTTGGGCTTTGGGTGATGAattcagggctgggctggggttcAGCTTGGTCACAGTTGGGTTAGGATGAAATGGGGCAGGGGTTCCCAGCAGAGGTCACTTATTGGCTTACCAGTCTGGTGGGGGCATTCAACATGGCTGCTGTTTCCAAAAGAGAACTGAGAAATATAGGAATGCAGGTTAGCAAGCTCCAGGCAATACCCACTACCCCACATCTCTTCTCACCCATGGTTGTACCTTGAAGCAGAGCTGGGGGTGCAGATCCACCTTCTCCAAAACATACCActgtgggaggagagaagagtTCATCAGGGAGAAAATTCCtgggccccagccctgcccaccctGGTCCTGGGGGAACCTGTCCTCACCCCGTCTGACTCTCGAGCCGTGGCATTTGGGAGGTCTTTGCAAAGGGTATGCCAGTCTTGCCTCTGGCAGAGGGCAGCTTCCAGCTTCAGTGGGCAGCGGAGTGTCAGGGCCATGACCATCTGAGTGTGCTGGCTGTAGTCAGTGAAGTGCACTGACTTCCAGAAGTCCGAGCCATCTGGGCAGGTGGTAGGGTCAGTGGGTGAGGGTCAGCCCTGCTTCAGCCCCACCTTGCCACCCACATCCTGGGGGCAGCAGGAGATGATGTTTGTAAAAGTAATCAGTACTGTTCCTGGCCTGAACAGGTACTCAATCAATGAGCATCCCtttcattatctttcttttcttttttgagacagcgtctcactctgtctcccaggctggagtgcagtggtgcgatcttggctcactgcaacctctgcctcctgggttcaagtgattctcatgcctcagtagctgggattacaggtgtgagccaccaagcccagatgatttttgtatttttagtagagatgggttttcaccatgttggccaggctggtctcctgacctcatgaactcctgaccttgtgactcacccacctcggcctcccaaagtgctgagattacaggtgtgagccaccatgcccggccccctttCATtacctttctgttttttgtttttgttttttgaaatggagtctcattctgtcacccaggctggagtgcagtggtgtgatctcggctcactgcaacctccgcctcccaagctcaagtaattctcctgtcttgaccccccgagtagctgggactacaggcgcgcaccaccatgcctggccaattttttgtatttttagtagagacagggtttcaccatgttggccaggttcgtctcaaactcctgacctcaggtgatctgcccgcttcggcctcccaaagtgctgggattataggcatgagccactgcgcctggcttcaTTATCTTTCTATCCAGggtctctcttctctccttcccaggcCTCCATTCTGGCCAGCTCCTTGCTTCTCCCCCAACTCAAAATCTTTTTAGGGTCCTCTCAGAACCAGGAATGTCTTCCCCTTCTATCTCTCCTGTCTAAATCCTGCCCTTTTTCTGACCCCAGCTCAGATGCCACTTCCTCTAAGAGGCCGCCTCTGCTTACAGTGGCCCTTCTGGGGCTTCTCCCTTTCCGGAGTTCTTGCCCTACAGCCTAGTCCTTAACTATAACCCTGCCCTGTAAGTTCTGTAGGCTGCTTTATGCGATTCACTTGTGTCCGAGTGTCCTGCCTCTCCTTGAGAACAACATGCATACAGCACTTCAGACATCACCAGCCACTTTCACATGTAATATTTAACTCAGGCTTCACAAACGCTTTGAAGGCAGAGCAGGTATtgagattttacagatgaggaaagtgaggctcagagaagaacAACTGACAGAGCTGGGATGGGAACTGGGTCTTCTGGCCCATCGTCTTAGGACACCATCTCCTAGGCCTTCTATTTCTGAACTTCTCACAGTGCTTCAGTGCTCAGTGCTCTCTGATCTATTGGCAAGCTGACTGGTAGACTTGGCAGCCCTTTTCCCCACTGACTCCAGGGAAGTACCTGTACGCCTTCTGGGGGCTTCCTCCAGCAAACGTGTgaagtgtggtgtgtgtgtgtgcgtgcatgtgtgtgtaggagacagaaagagaaagggaatgtGTGTGCACAAGGGTGCATGTCAGCAGCACTCACAGGCTTCCGGCCATCTCTGGAAGGGACATTTTTTGCGCCTCACAGTGTCCTCTTGCAGGTAGGATGCCTAGGGGGACAGGGGAGCAGGTGGGGAGGGTCAGAGGAATGGCTTTTCCAATCTCACTCAGACCTAAAACTCATTCTGGCTTTACCTTACTGTGACACAAGCTGCCTGAGCTGGCCAGGCACCGAGTGGGAGGGGGCAAtgtggggtgggggcaagggTAGGGAGGAACTCCAGAGCATAGGAGAGGGATAAGCAAGTGAGGGGCTAATTCCTTTCCTCCTAAAGAGAACTATCCCCAGAAAGAAGTAAATCCTGAGGTTGCATTCCTCAGTTTTGGTCTTTTCTGGCCTCCACTCTCAGCCATCCCCAAGGCACCCAGTGCTCTGTGTTAGCTCCTGACTCTGGAATGCCAACATGCCCACCTGCTGTCCACCCTGGCAATTGCTCGTGGCTCTAGGTCTCTGCCATCATCCTCCCTTAGGTCTCCCAGGTGACAATTTCCCTTGCCTCTTCTGTCTAGTCCATAGAATACTTTCTGATATGTTCCTTAGACTtgtaaagagaaaaggaggacTGCCACAGAGGCCTAGAGGGGGCAAGACTTTTGGGGGCATATGAAACCCTGCAGTGGCCATGTACACACTCCTTCCTCGACTCCTCAGAACACATAGCGATGACAGCTGCCTATTCTGGCTCTGTGGGCTGAGGCCAGGTCTGGGCCAGGGAAAGCTGGGTTTGGATGGGGCTGAGGTTGGAATCACCCTAAGAAGGTCCAATGTTCAGCAGCACCCTTCCACCTCTGACCCCATGTGTGGCTCACAGCCAAGCTGCTGCCACTCTTCCTAAGCATGCCAGTAACACCCAGTCCTTTTTAAACCCAGTTTACTGGAGATATACTTGACCAACTGTGCCACCTTGGCGACTTAGGAGCAGAGCCATGGACAGCCCACACCTTTTCCTTTGCTCACCTCTATGCACAGACAGGGCAGAAGGAATTCATAAGGCAGCTCTACAGTGTGGCCCCCAGACACAATTTTCTGTGGATGAAACAGCAAAGGAAGACAAAAGATGCCTGAGAAAGAGCATAGGCACACAGACAAGGGCAGAACAGCGCTGGGATCTTGGCCAACACACCCTGTTTTTCCTCTTATATGAGATACCTCTTCTGATAAATCTCTCAAAGGTTGTATGCTTAGTAATCTAAGCATTAGCTCTAGGTACTCTAGGTGGAGTTGCGGGGAAGGAGACAGGGAATACATTCTTTTATTGTGGCCCTACTGTATGCCAGGGTGTGTGGTGAGTGCTAGAAGCATTAAATCAATTCACTCCATGCTAGCATCACAGTGAACTTATGAGGTATCCTCACCGTTATAAAAATGATGAGCTGAGGGTCTCAGGGGTACAGCAGCAGTCCCTGCAAATGGTACCAACTGTATACAATGGCATCCATGACaaagggaggttgaggtgggatgTTGGGGCCCAGGTTGGGAGAATGGGGGACATATCATTCTCTGAGTGGCAGGAACAAAGGGAGGGAGATGGAAGGGTAAGACAGATGTGACCATTTTGTTATGTTCTCAAATGGTACAACCTCTTAGGGGAGCTGAaaaggctttttaattttttaattaacaattattttctcttacttgTCACTAACTTAAAGCTCAAGAAAAGGCTTCTTAATGCCTAAATCACACTGAGGATCCTCTCATTAGGGGTAAATACCATACTAATTTCTCTGCTCATTCATGGTCATTCATGTCTGCTCCAGTTCTCTGCCTGCCTTTCCTGTTCTTCCAGGTGACAAGGCCCTCTGCCCTTTCTGTCTAGTCCAAAGaagtctttcttttaattttttttttttttttttttttttagcagcagggtttcactatgttgcccaagctggttttatactcctggcttcaagcaatcctcctgccttggcctcccaaagtgctgggaccacaggtgtgagccaccatgccatgccCAAAGAAGTCTTAATGATAGACCCTTCAGCTTGTAAGGAGGTCCTGGACAGTTACCgtccctttctgggcctcagtttccccaagtgTACAATGTGTGGCCTCTGTTGCTAGCACTGTGTGATCGGGCTTTTTACAGGGGATGACACGCCATACCTGGACATCATAGGGACTGCTCAGCTCCTCACACTCCAGTGCCCACTGGTGACAAAGACGCACACTGACCTCAGGGCCTGAAGGTATGTTCACCCGAATAGCCCGGGCCTCGGGCAGCAAATCAAAGGAGAACTCGGGCCCTGGGGAGAGGAAGGACTCAGTGGCCTTGTCTCTTGGCCTTAGCACCTCACCACTCAACTGAACCCATCTCCTATTGTACCCAGTGCCCACCTCCGTGCCTTTGTGAGTCCAATCTGGGAAGACTTTCCCATGCCTCTGGATCCGAAGGTTGGGTCCTTTTAGAGCGAAGTCCCTTGTGGGAGATGTCTGGGGAGGGGATGGAAATGTGATGGCTCTTCTCAGACAGGCGACGACTAGGCAGCGGCTTCCTCTAAAGGCAGAGAACAAGGTTGGCCTCGGGCCAGGAATCAGGAAACCTGGcttctgtttctgcctctggaaTCTGAGGTACTGTGGCAGCTGCTCAAACTCTTTTGGCCTCCCTAGCTGTGTAATAGACAGAATACTTCATCTCCACACTTTCTGTCTCACATGGCTGGAGAACCAAATGAGAGGCCAGAAAGCAAAGGTCTGTGGGGCATTGGGTAGGGCTGGAACTGAAAGGGAGAGTACCTGAGCAGGTGCTGGCATCTTGTGTCTCCTACAGAAATTGAATGTGGAAGACTTTTTGGATTTCTGTACCAGGAGGTGGAAGAAGCCCCACTGAAGACCTGTGCAGGGGGGGACATACTTACTATCTAGCCTTCATTACCCCTCCCCTACCTGGAGATATAGCCCAGGGTTAGatagtaagattttattttattttatattttatattttatattattttattttatgacggagtttcgctctttgttgcccaggctgaagtgcaatggcacaatctcgcctcgctgcagcctccgcctcccgagttcaagtgattctcctgcctcagcctcccgagtggctgggattacaggcatgtgccaccatgcccagctaattttgtatttttagtggagacggggtttctccatgttggtcaggctggtctcgaaccccagacctcaggtgatctgcccaccttggcctcccaaagcactgggattacaggcgtgagccaccgcgcctgataGTAAGTCATTTTAAATCAAGGAGGGTAAGGATGCCAAACTTCTTTAGTCTTGAAAATTACGATGCAATCAAGAAAggattggccgggtgcggtggctcaagtctgtaatcccagcactttggggagccggTGACGggttgatcacaaggtcaggaagagatcaagatcatcctggctaacacgggtgaaacctcGGCccccactaaaagtacaaaactagctgggcgagggtggcggctctgcagtcccagctaactgggaggctaaggcggtgagaatgcatgaacccgggaggcagagcttggtgAGCTGgggatccgccactgcactccagcctgggcgacagagcaagacctcgccCCAAAAAAAAGGCCGCCGTGGCCtgcccaatcccagcacttgggaggccgagatcggctggatcacgaggtcagagactctggagaccatcctggctaacacacagtgaaaccctggctccctacaaaaataagcaaaaatccAAGCCGCTGTGGCAGGCTgccttgcagtcccagctaccgaggctggaggcaggagaatggcgggaacccgaggcggagcttgcagtgagctgggagatccgccactgcactccagcctgggcttacagagcaagactccggcctcaaaaaaaaaaaaaaaaaaaggatta contains the following coding sequences:
- the IL17RE gene encoding interleukin-17 receptor E isoform X5, with translation MPAPAQRKPLPSRRLSEKSHHISIPSPDISHKGLRSKRTQPSDPEAWESLPRLDSQRHGGPEFSFDLLPEARAIRVNIPSGPEVSVRLCHQWALECEELSSPYDVQKIVSGGHTVELPYEFLLPCLCIEASYLQEDTVRRKKCPFQRWPEAYGSDFWKSVHFTDYSQHTQMVMALTLRCPLKLEAALCQRQDWHTLCKDLPNATARESDGWYVLEKVDLHPQLCFKFSFGNSSHVECPHQTGSLTSWNVSMDTQAQQLILHFSSRMHATFSAAWSRPGLGQDTLVPPVYTVSQARGSSPVTLDLIIPFLRPGRCVLVWRSDVQFAWKHLLCPDVSFRRLGLLILALLALLSLLGVVLALTCRRPQSGPGPARPVLLLHAADSEAQRRLVGALAELLRAALGDGRDVIVDLWEGRHVARVGPLPWLWAARARVAREQGTVLLLWSSACLRPARGPDPRATPLLALLHAAPRPLLLAYFSRLCTKGDIPPSLRALPRYRLLRDLPRLLRALEARPSAEATSWGRLGARQRRRSRLELCSLLEREAARLDLG